A window from Amblyomma americanum isolate KBUSLIRL-KWMA chromosome 7, ASM5285725v1, whole genome shotgun sequence encodes these proteins:
- the LOC144097869 gene encoding solute carrier family 22 member 7-like encodes MSLLCPQKLAKVNLVTSECFQSGDIFGHGRFQRWLFLLTTVSMCAMHCHALVFRIISGDADHWCKQPQGVVMIPALSWENLAIPLEADGRFSHCTVYAHSGDPNDTRILDCAKWDYYPKQDRRSAVSRWDLVRHRRPLFALAHAIHIAGSLIFISFVGLIADRVGRLSVLLSTVAALQLATLGGCFSSSYIVYVLSRFLDSGCAATVTVLSSTLLFEASAHAHRSLHLYTAMAMGMLTAEGWFAVGRLLRHHDWITMHSFILSPTVLTLYAFIVAHESPRCYIARKDLSSAEMVTLSAAKENQFPLCIMMDILETLKDETPSALFVMMLPQLVLSPKREVLILTSIVPVAENKGGVDYMKNTLDAPRRKKEQHRKTRTSATSSRGHGSEIMLAGRD; translated from the exons ATGTCATTGCTCTGCCCACAGAAGCTGGCCAAGGTCAACCTAGTGACCAGCGAGTGTTTCCAGAGCGGGGACATCTTCGGCCACGGCAGATTCCAGCGCTGGCTCTTCCTTCTTACTACGGTATCCATGTGTGCGATGCACTGCCACGCACTCGTCTTCCGCATCATCTCCGGCGACGCCGACCACTGGTGCAAGCAGCCGCAGGGCGTAGTAATGATTCCTGCTCTCTCCTGGGAGAACTTGGCGATCCCTCTGGAAGCTGATGGGCGTTTCAGCCACTGCACCGTCTACGCACATTCGGGCGACCCTAACGACACGCGCATTCTGGACTGCGCCAAGTGGGACTACTACCCGAAACAGGATAGGAGGTCCGCAGTAAGCCGCTGGGATCTGGTGCGTCACAGGAGGCCGCTCTTCGCTCTGGCTCACGCCATCCACATCGCGGGATCGCTGATCTTCATTAGTTTCGTCGGACTCATTGCGGACCGCGTCGGTCGACTGTCCGTGCTCCTCTCGACGGTGGCGGCCCTGCAGCTGGCCACGCTGGGCGGATGCTTCAGCTCCTCGTACATTGTCTACGTTCTCTCGAGGTTCCTCGACTCGGGCTGCGCCGCGACGGTCACGGTGCTCTCCTCCACGCTGCTCTTCGAGGCCTCGGCTCACGCGCACCGCAGCCTCCACCTGTACACTGCCATGGCGATGGGTATGCTGACGGCCGAAGGCTGGTTTGCTGTGGGGCGGCTGCTGAGACATCATGACTGGATTACAATGCATAGCTTCATCCTCTCACCAACGGTCCTCACGCTGTACGCGTTCATCGTAGCACACGAGTCACCACGTTGCTATATTGCCAGGAAAGACCTATCCAGTGCCGAAATGGTGACGCTTAGCGCGGCTAAGGAGAACCAATTCCCGCTGTGCATCATGATGGACATTCTGGAAACGCTCAAAGATGAGACTCCAT CGGCTTTATTTGTGATGATGCTGCCTCAGCTTGTCCTCTCGCCGAAGCGCGAAGTCCTAATACTGACCAGCATCGTTCCCGTTGCCGAAAACAAAGGCGGCGTGGACTACATGAAGAACACGCTCGACGCACCGCGTCGCAAGAAGGAACAGCACCGGAAGACCCGCACAAGCGCTACGTCATCAAGAGGCCACGGCTCGGAGATAATGCTAGCGGGTCGAGATTGA
- the LOC144097870 gene encoding tubulin beta-4B chain-like — protein MDSVRSGPFGQLFRPDNFVFGQSGAGNNWAKGHYTEGAELVDSVLDVVRKEAEDCDCLQGFKLTHSLGGGTGSGMGTLLISKIREEYPDRIINTFSVVPSPKVSDTVIEPYNATLSVYQLVENTDETFCIDNEALYDICFRTLRLTTPTYGDLNHLVSATMSGVTTCLRFPGQLNADLRKLAVNMVPFPRLHFFMPGFAPLTSRGSQQYRALTVPELTQQMFDAKNMMAACDPRHGRYLTVAAVFRGRMSMREVDEQMLNVQNKHSGQFVEWIPNNVKTAVCDIPPRGLKMSATFIGNSTAIQELFKRTSEQFTAMFRRKAFLHWYTGEGMDEMEFTEAESNINDLVSEYQQYQEATVDDEGEFDATSAEAL, from the exons ATGGACTCTGTGCGCTCGGGACCCTTTGGGCAGCTCTTCCGTCCGGACAACTTTGTGTTCG GACAGAGTGGTGCTGGCAACAACTGGGCCAAAGGCCACTACACGGAGGGCGCTGAATtggtggactcggtgctcgacgtcGTCCGCAAGGAAGCCGAAGACTGCGATTGCTTGCAGGGTTTCAAGCTCACGCATTCCCTGGGCGGCGGCACTGGATCTGGCATGGGAACACTGCTGATCTCGAAGATCCGggaagagtaccccgatcgcataATCAACACATTCAGCGTTGTTCCATCCCCCAAG GTTTCGGACACCGTCATCGAGCCTTACAATGCCACCCTCTCAGTGTACCAGCTTGTGGAAAACACGGACGAAACCTTCTGCATCGACAACGAGGCGCTCTatgacatctgcttccggacgcttAGGCTCACAACTCCAACCTATGGAGACCTCAACCACCTGGTTTCTGCGACAATGTCGGGTGTCACTACATGTCTCAG GTTTCCAGGACAGCTGAACGCCGATCTTCGCAAACTGGCCgtgaacatggtgcccttcccgcgCCTCCACTTCTTCATGCCTGGCTTCGCTCCACTCACGTCCCGCGGAAGCCAGCAGTACCGGGCTCTGACGGTGCCGGAactgacgcaacagatgttcgacgccaaaaacatgatggctgcttgcgacccccgccacggccGTTACCTGACGGTGGCTGCTGTGTTCAGGGGCCGAATGAGTATGCGCGAAGTGGATGAACAGATGCTCAACGTCCAGAACAAACACTCGGGCCAGTTCGTCGAGTGGATCCCGAACAACGTAAAGACTGCCGTGTGCGACATCCCACCTCGCGGCCTCAAGATGTCTGCTACCTTCATTGGtaacagcacagccattcaggAGTTGTTCAAGCGGACCTCTGAGCAGTTCACTG CCATGTTCCGTCGCAAGGCGTTTTTGCACTGGTATACCGGGGAGGGAATGGACGAAATGGAGTTCACCGAGGCAGAGTCCAACATAAACGACCTGGTTTCAGAGTACCagcagtaccaggaggccacGGTTGACGACGAGGGAGAGTTCGACGCGACATCGGCAGAGGCCTTGTGA